The following proteins are co-located in the Haliotis asinina isolate JCU_RB_2024 chromosome 13, JCU_Hal_asi_v2, whole genome shotgun sequence genome:
- the LOC137260018 gene encoding tetratricopeptide repeat protein 23-like isoform X1 → MSDIEDISLEAAAPVVPVVEIGHGGSNRSPRDHSDQDYDSEFESDEDDDTHSPQSTSRERRRVRNVKTVNGRVAVDMTPPDDKLRDAQNRAKKYSRLKKADKAIKEYVTCTALARIVYGNNHWKFAASHVDLAEAYLDLKGYAIQAEFHSDSAKDIMLHGVHTSSSHKEKADIYHVLIRVYYIMGKALTILKKYNEAEQALTKADRISQERSKLDCVTDDECDEIDIKLYLAMARLSSKQKKYAVASAHYDKVLELMEIRYGRDSLLLIPVYHDYGRLEQSKGRHGNHEKIIELFLQAHSIAGANHKTGSVELVDTALALAQAYASTGREEAEASAESYLNECQANCTAVHGPHHTKTLEVNDEIARLLIRTDRQDEAMTILKSSINPKSEVFGDYSEQVSDTYKMMASVHLSQGNIEKALRSYKKCHTIETLVLGKNHRKTKDTLRTMELLMASPGVSSKFVLNKEDELQKRPRFTSVVSRATPLGANKPQ, encoded by the exons ATCACCACGTGACCACTCAGACCAGGACTATGACTCGGAGTTTGA ATCTGACGAGGATGATGACACCCATTCACCACAATCTACATCCAGAGAGAGACGGAGGGTgagaaatgtcaaaactgtaaatggACGTGTTGCAGTTGACATGACTCCGCCAGATGACAAACTGAGAGATGCTCAGAACAGGGCCAAGAAATACTCTCGCTTGAAGAag GCAGACAAAGCTATCAAGGAGTACGTCACCTGCACAGCCCTAGCTCGTATCGTGTACGGCAACAACCATTGGAAGTTTGCAGCCAGTCACGTTGACCTAGCGGAAGCATATCTGGACCTGAAAG GCTATGCGATACAGGCTGAGTTTCACTCGGACAGTGCAAAGGACATCATGCTGCATGGGGTGCACACCTCCAGCTCACACAAAGAGAAGGCCGACATCTACCACGTCCTCATCCGCGTGTACTACATCATGGGCAAGGCTCTGACCATCCTCAAAAA ATACAACGAGGCAGAGCAGGCGCTGACAAAGGCAGACCGGATCTCCCAGGAGAGAAGTAAGCTGGACTGTGTGACGGATGACGAGTGTGACGAGATTGACATCAAGCTTTATCTCGCCATGGCAAG GTTGTCCAGTAAACAGAAAAAGTATGCAGTAGCCAGTGCCCACTATGACAAGGTGTTGGAGCTGATGGAGATTCGGTACGGCAGGGACAGTCTCCTCCTCATACCCGTCTACCATGACTACGGCAGA CTTGAACAGAGTAAAGGTCGTCATGGCAACCATGAGAAGATAATAGAACTCTTCCTACAAGCACATTCCATAGCTGGTGCCAA TCACAAGACCGGGAGTGTAGAACTGGTAGACACAGCCCTAGCTCTAGCTCAAGCCTATGCCAGCACCGGCCGTGAGGAGGCGGAAG CATCAGCTGAGAGCTACCTGAATGAGTGTCAGGCCAATTGTACAGCTGTGCATGGACCACATCACACCAAGACGCTGGAGGTGAACGATGAGATTGCCAGGCTGCTCAtcaggacagacagacaagat GAAGCCATGACAATCCTTAAATCCAGTATCAACCCAAAGTCGGAAGTGTTCGGGGACTACTCAGAACAGGTGTCCGACACATACAAGATGATGGCGTCTGTTCATCTCTCACAGGGAAACATTGAGAAGGCACTCAGATCTTACAAGAAG TGCCATACTATAGAAACACTTGTGCTGGGAAAGAATCACCGCAAGACGAAAGACACATTACGCACAATGGAATTGCTGATGGC GAGTCCAGGAGTGTCATCtaagtttgttttgaacaaGGAAGATGAGTTACAAAAACGTCCCAGATTCACAAGTGTTGTCAGTAGAGCTACACCACTAGGGGCAAATAAGCCACAGTAG
- the LOC137260018 gene encoding tetratricopeptide repeat protein 23-like isoform X2, which yields MSDIEDISLEAAAPVVPVVEIGHGGSNRSPRDHSDQDYDSEFESDEDDDTHSPQSTSRERRRVRNVKTVNGRVAVDMTPPDDKLRDAQNRAKKYSRLKKADKAIKEYVTCTALARIVYGNNHWKFAASHVDLAEAYLDLKGYAIQAEFHSDSAKDIMLHGVHTSSSHKEKADIYHVLIRVYYIMGKALTIILTYNEAEQALTKADRISQERSKLDCVTDDECDEIDIKLYLAMARLSSKQKKYAVASAHYDKVLELMEIRYGRDSLLLIPVYHDYGRLEQSKGRHGNHEKIIELFLQAHSIAGANHKTGSVELVDTALALAQAYASTGREEAEASAESYLNECQANCTAVHGPHHTKTLEVNDEIARLLIRTDRQDEAMTILKSSINPKSEVFGDYSEQVSDTYKMMASVHLSQGNIEKALRSYKKCHTIETLVLGKNHRKTKDTLRTMELLMASPGVSSKFVLNKEDELQKRPRFTSVVSRATPLGANKPQ from the exons ATCACCACGTGACCACTCAGACCAGGACTATGACTCGGAGTTTGA ATCTGACGAGGATGATGACACCCATTCACCACAATCTACATCCAGAGAGAGACGGAGGGTgagaaatgtcaaaactgtaaatggACGTGTTGCAGTTGACATGACTCCGCCAGATGACAAACTGAGAGATGCTCAGAACAGGGCCAAGAAATACTCTCGCTTGAAGAag GCAGACAAAGCTATCAAGGAGTACGTCACCTGCACAGCCCTAGCTCGTATCGTGTACGGCAACAACCATTGGAAGTTTGCAGCCAGTCACGTTGACCTAGCGGAAGCATATCTGGACCTGAAAG GCTATGCGATACAGGCTGAGTTTCACTCGGACAGTGCAAAGGACATCATGCTGCATGGGGTGCACACCTCCAGCTCACACAAAGAGAAGGCCGACATCTACCACGTCCTCATCCGCGTGTACTACATCATGGGCAAGGCTCTGACCATC ATCCTTACATACAACGAGGCAGAGCAGGCGCTGACAAAGGCAGACCGGATCTCCCAGGAGAGAAGTAAGCTGGACTGTGTGACGGATGACGAGTGTGACGAGATTGACATCAAGCTTTATCTCGCCATGGCAAG GTTGTCCAGTAAACAGAAAAAGTATGCAGTAGCCAGTGCCCACTATGACAAGGTGTTGGAGCTGATGGAGATTCGGTACGGCAGGGACAGTCTCCTCCTCATACCCGTCTACCATGACTACGGCAGA CTTGAACAGAGTAAAGGTCGTCATGGCAACCATGAGAAGATAATAGAACTCTTCCTACAAGCACATTCCATAGCTGGTGCCAA TCACAAGACCGGGAGTGTAGAACTGGTAGACACAGCCCTAGCTCTAGCTCAAGCCTATGCCAGCACCGGCCGTGAGGAGGCGGAAG CATCAGCTGAGAGCTACCTGAATGAGTGTCAGGCCAATTGTACAGCTGTGCATGGACCACATCACACCAAGACGCTGGAGGTGAACGATGAGATTGCCAGGCTGCTCAtcaggacagacagacaagat GAAGCCATGACAATCCTTAAATCCAGTATCAACCCAAAGTCGGAAGTGTTCGGGGACTACTCAGAACAGGTGTCCGACACATACAAGATGATGGCGTCTGTTCATCTCTCACAGGGAAACATTGAGAAGGCACTCAGATCTTACAAGAAG TGCCATACTATAGAAACACTTGTGCTGGGAAAGAATCACCGCAAGACGAAAGACACATTACGCACAATGGAATTGCTGATGGC GAGTCCAGGAGTGTCATCtaagtttgttttgaacaaGGAAGATGAGTTACAAAAACGTCCCAGATTCACAAGTGTTGTCAGTAGAGCTACACCACTAGGGGCAAATAAGCCACAGTAG